In Helicobacter mastomyrinus, the sequence TCATATTCCATACCCTGCACTCCTTATTTGCTTTTGATATTGTAATTTTAAGAAAAGTGTTAAAAATCCCATAAGAGTGTTTTAGGAGAAAAACGAGCGCATTTTATTATTATTTGGTTATTTTTTTGCTACTATGACGGGGATAAAATAAAGGATAACCGATGAAAGAGAAAGCCTTGCGTTCCATTGGAGCATTTGCAAATATCAGTGAGGGGAGTTTAGAATCTTTAGAGGCTATCACGAAATTACGATATATCGAAAAAAATGGCATTTTGCATTATGAAGGCGAGTATATAGAATCTGCTTATTTTTTAGCACGAGGCAAGGTTGAAGTATATGAAATGGATAAGAATGATAATGAATTATTTTTGTGCTATGTGGATTCGCATTTAAGTGATGGTAGGCTTATTAATGCGTTTGGGACATTTACCCCCTATGAAGCAAATGCAAGTGTGCGCGGGGTGGAGCCAAGCGAGATAGTTTTGCTTGATTTGCAGCAGCTCCATCAGCTTGTAACGAAAAATATTGAAATCAGTAATGCTATATTAAGCGAAGTAATGAATCGAATGATTACTTTTAAGAATTTTATTAATTTTAATGAGATTTATGATAGCACATCGCGTGTAGCAT encodes:
- a CDS encoding Crp/Fnr family transcriptional regulator, with amino-acid sequence MKEKALRSIGAFANISEGSLESLEAITKLRYIEKNGILHYEGEYIESAYFLARGKVEVYEMDKNDNELFLCYVDSHLSDGRLINAFGTFTPYEANASVRGVEPSEIVLLDLQQLHQLVTKNIEISNAILSEVMNRMITFKNFINFNEIYDSTSRVAYILGTSLKYFNQVQRQTIAHELNIKLETLSRILQKMMTQGLIAKDEHGDVYIKDKQAFEALYGDIKSCDVS